One Thermoanaerobacter pseudethanolicus ATCC 33223 DNA window includes the following coding sequences:
- the flgB gene encoding flagellar basal body rod protein FlgB, whose protein sequence is MLDLGIENIDLLQKGLYAATVRNNVIANNIANVDTPNFKRSEVKFEDILKDAINGTKLRGYVTNPKHIPIGPPAIDSIQPEIIQVNDTSMRLDGNNVDIDAEMANLAKNQLYYYALVQRVSGELNSIMTAVKDGR, encoded by the coding sequence ATGCTGGATTTAGGAATTGAAAATATAGATTTATTACAAAAGGGATTGTACGCAGCCACTGTAAGAAACAATGTGATTGCCAATAACATCGCTAATGTGGATACTCCTAATTTCAAAAGGTCTGAAGTCAAATTTGAGGATATTTTAAAAGATGCTATAAATGGTACAAAGTTAAGAGGTTATGTTACAAACCCTAAGCACATTCCTATTGGCCCACCTGCTATTGATTCCATACAACCGGAAATTATTCAAGTAAATGACACTTCCATGAGGTTAGATGGAAATAATGTAGACATAGATGCCGAAATGGCAAATTTAGCTAAGAATCAGTTGTATTACTATGCCCTTGTGCAAAGGGTAAGTGGAGAGCTTAATTCTATCATGACTGCTGTAAAAGATGGGAGGTAA
- the fliE gene encoding flagellar hook-basal body complex protein FliE produces MVNQITPVNPVTLDSTLEATQNGSKIDTFSDFLKEAFNKVNDLQLTAMKNDQKLVTGEIDDINQVMIDAAKADIALQLTIQIKNKVLEAYQEIMRMPL; encoded by the coding sequence ATGGTTAATCAAATAACACCGGTTAATCCAGTAACTTTGGATAGCACTTTAGAAGCAACACAGAATGGCAGTAAAATAGATACTTTTAGCGACTTTTTAAAAGAAGCCTTTAACAAGGTAAATGATTTACAGTTAACGGCAATGAAAAATGACCAAAAACTTGTAACTGGTGAAATTGACGATATAAATCAAGTGATGATAGATGCTGCGAAGGCTGACATTGCACTGCAGCTTACAATTCAAATAAAAAATAAAGTGCTGGAGGCCTATCAGGAAATAATGAGAATGCCATTGTAA
- a CDS encoding YraN family protein: MNKKTIGSLGEKIAAQYLLKSGYKILEKNFKCKIGEIDIIALFKKEIVFVEVKTRTSTSFGTGSEAVNFHKQQRILKIAQLYLASTEKFRNFQPRFDVIEVYLNPDTLAFEKLSHFPNAFLIF, encoded by the coding sequence TTGAACAAAAAAACAATAGGCAGCTTAGGAGAAAAAATAGCTGCCCAATATCTATTAAAATCAGGTTATAAAATTTTAGAGAAAAATTTTAAATGCAAAATTGGGGAAATAGATATAATAGCTCTATTCAAAAAAGAAATAGTTTTTGTAGAGGTAAAAACAAGAACCTCTACCTCTTTTGGAACTGGAAGTGAAGCTGTAAATTTTCATAAACAACAAAGAATATTGAAAATTGCCCAGTTGTACTTGGCTTCAACAGAAAAATTTCGAAATTTTCAGCCTCGTTTTGACGTGATTGAGGTTTATTTAAATCCTGATACATTAGCCTTTGAAAAACTAAGTCATTTCCCAAACGCCTTTTTAATCTTTTAA
- the topA gene encoding type I DNA topoisomerase produces the protein MAKSLVIVESPAKAKTISKFLGKNFKVAASMGHVRDLPKSQLGIDIENNFAPRYITIRGKGAIIENLKKEAKDADKIFLATDPDREGEAISWHIAQLLNLNIEEPCRIEFHEITKNAVQTALKSPRSIDLNLVDAQQARRILDRLVGYKISPLLWKKIKRGLSAGRVQSVAARLICDREREIEAFVPEEYWSITVILSDKKNSGKFEAKFYGTKEDKVELKTKEDVDKILAALSEEYIIDKVKTGVKKRNPSPPFITSTLQQEASRKLGFTAKKTMLIAQQLYEGVEIKGEGSVGLITYIRTDSTRVANEAKAEVYKYIVEKFGKGYANPEANYVSKRANVQDAHEAIRPTSIYRDPESIKDSLTPDQYKLYKLVWSRFIASQMAPAIYDTVSMDIVNNGYVFKASGSSIKFLGFMTVYVEGTDMQEEEEKTVPVLQEGTKLFLEELKPMQHFTQPPPRYTEASLIKELEEKGIGRPSTYAPTISTLLERGYVVKDKKNLKPTELGFIVTDALKEFFSKIVDVKFTAEMEEQLDKIEEGQVKWYEVVEEFYKDFYKTLKIAEEQMEEIEVKEEVEVTDIKCELCGRNMVVKKGRYGKFLACSGFPECKNTKPLYEKVGVKCPKCGGEIVKKKSKKGRTYYACENAPDCDFILWDKPVEEKCPVCGSMLIEKNTKNVHILKCSNPGCDYQKEVK, from the coding sequence ATGGCAAAATCTCTAGTTATTGTGGAATCTCCAGCTAAAGCTAAGACTATATCTAAATTTTTAGGCAAAAATTTTAAAGTAGCAGCCTCCATGGGACATGTTAGGGATTTGCCTAAAAGTCAATTAGGTATCGATATTGAAAACAATTTTGCTCCTAGGTACATAACTATTCGGGGAAAAGGGGCTATTATAGAGAATTTAAAAAAAGAAGCAAAGGATGCAGATAAAATTTTTTTGGCCACTGACCCTGACAGAGAAGGAGAAGCAATTTCCTGGCATATTGCCCAATTGTTAAATTTGAATATTGAGGAGCCTTGTCGCATAGAATTTCACGAGATCACAAAAAATGCAGTGCAAACTGCTCTTAAAAGCCCTCGCTCTATAGATTTAAATTTGGTAGATGCGCAACAAGCCAGGAGAATTCTTGATAGATTAGTAGGATATAAAATAAGTCCCCTTCTTTGGAAAAAAATAAAGAGGGGATTAAGTGCAGGCAGAGTTCAATCAGTAGCAGCTAGGCTTATCTGCGACAGAGAAAGAGAAATAGAAGCCTTTGTGCCAGAAGAATATTGGAGTATTACCGTGATTCTCTCTGATAAGAAAAACTCTGGCAAGTTTGAGGCAAAATTCTACGGTACCAAAGAGGATAAAGTTGAGTTAAAGACAAAAGAAGATGTAGACAAAATATTAGCAGCATTGTCTGAAGAATACATTATAGATAAAGTAAAAACAGGTGTCAAAAAGAGAAATCCTTCTCCACCTTTTATCACTAGTACTTTACAACAAGAAGCTTCGAGAAAATTGGGATTTACTGCAAAAAAAACTATGTTAATTGCACAACAATTATATGAGGGGGTAGAAATCAAAGGAGAAGGCAGTGTAGGTCTTATTACTTATATAAGGACAGATTCTACAAGGGTCGCAAATGAAGCTAAGGCAGAGGTATATAAATATATAGTTGAAAAGTTTGGAAAAGGGTATGCCAATCCTGAAGCAAATTATGTTTCTAAAAGAGCCAATGTGCAGGATGCTCATGAAGCTATAAGACCTACTTCTATTTACAGGGATCCCGAGAGTATAAAGGATTCCTTAACGCCAGACCAATATAAATTGTACAAATTAGTTTGGAGTAGATTCATAGCAAGTCAAATGGCACCTGCAATTTACGATACTGTTTCTATGGACATAGTAAATAATGGATATGTTTTTAAAGCCTCAGGGTCTAGCATTAAATTTTTAGGTTTTATGACAGTGTATGTAGAAGGAACAGATATGCAAGAAGAGGAAGAAAAAACTGTACCTGTACTTCAAGAAGGGACCAAATTGTTTTTAGAGGAATTAAAGCCAATGCAACATTTTACCCAGCCTCCGCCTCGATATACAGAAGCTTCTTTGATTAAAGAATTGGAGGAAAAAGGAATAGGTCGTCCCAGCACTTATGCTCCTACTATCTCTACTTTGTTAGAAAGAGGATATGTGGTAAAAGATAAAAAGAATTTAAAACCTACAGAATTAGGTTTTATTGTAACAGACGCATTAAAGGAGTTCTTTTCAAAAATTGTAGATGTAAAATTTACTGCTGAGATGGAAGAGCAGCTAGATAAGATTGAAGAAGGTCAAGTGAAATGGTATGAAGTAGTGGAAGAGTTTTATAAAGACTTTTACAAAACTTTGAAGATTGCAGAAGAACAAATGGAAGAGATAGAGGTAAAGGAAGAAGTAGAAGTAACTGACATTAAATGTGAACTTTGTGGAAGAAATATGGTTGTAAAGAAAGGCAGGTATGGAAAATTTCTTGCTTGTTCTGGTTTTCCTGAATGCAAAAATACAAAACCTTTATACGAAAAGGTTGGTGTTAAATGCCCTAAATGTGGTGGAGAAATTGTAAAGAAAAAGAGCAAAAAAGGCCGAACTTATTACGCTTGCGAAAATGCACCTGATTGCGATTTTATATTGTGGGACAAACCTGTTGAGGAAAAATGTCCTGTTTGTGGTAGCATGTTAATAGAAAAAAATACAAAAAATGTACATATACTAAAATGTTCTAATCCAGGATGTGATTATCAAAAAGAAGTTAAATGA
- the flgC gene encoding flagellar basal body rod protein FlgC — MNLFSSMDISASGLTAERLRMDIIAQNIANVNTTRTVQGGPYRRKLVVLKEIQPDSFESILDKVKGKYSGKGVEVVQIAEDDQTPLREVYDPGHPDADQNGYVEYPNVNIVSEMVDMISATRAYEANVTAFNASKAMFQKSLEIGRG; from the coding sequence ATGAACTTATTTAGTTCTATGGATATAAGTGCTTCGGGTTTGACGGCGGAAAGACTTAGAATGGACATAATTGCCCAAAATATAGCTAATGTAAATACTACAAGAACAGTTCAAGGAGGGCCTTATAGGAGAAAATTAGTGGTTTTAAAAGAAATACAACCTGACAGTTTCGAAAGCATTCTAGATAAAGTTAAAGGTAAATACAGTGGCAAAGGAGTAGAAGTTGTACAAATAGCTGAGGATGACCAAACTCCTCTTAGAGAAGTTTATGACCCTGGACATCCTGATGCTGACCAAAATGGATATGTAGAGTACCCAAATGTAAACATTGTTTCTGAAATGGTAGATATGATTTCTGCTACTCGTGCTTATGAAGCCAATGTAACAGCCTTTAATGCTTCAAAAGCTATGTTTCAAAAGTCTTTAGAAATCGGTAGGGGGTAG
- a CDS encoding ribonuclease HII, with protein sequence MSNLYNLRQLKNYLYQNPFCDFQSLSLNEAAKKWLEKETERINNLKYYENQLYQLNLNFIAGVDEAGRGPLVGPVVAACVILPKEVFIPEINDSKKLSEEKREVLSEVIKKVAISYAIGIVDCEEIDKINILNATYKAMQIAISKIQQKIDYLLVDAITIPQIEINQKAIVKGDSKSISIAAASILAKVERDKIMKEYHKIYPQYNFEKNKGYGTKEHIEALKKYGPCPIHRKTFIEKILKG encoded by the coding sequence ATGTCAAACTTATATAACCTACGCCAACTCAAAAACTATTTATACCAAAATCCCTTTTGTGACTTTCAATCTCTCAGCTTAAATGAAGCGGCTAAAAAGTGGCTTGAAAAAGAAACAGAAAGAATAAATAATCTAAAATACTATGAAAATCAATTATATCAATTAAATTTAAATTTCATTGCTGGAGTAGACGAGGCGGGAAGAGGTCCTTTAGTAGGACCAGTAGTCGCCGCCTGTGTAATACTTCCTAAAGAAGTTTTCATCCCTGAGATAAATGACTCGAAAAAACTATCTGAAGAAAAAAGAGAAGTATTGTCAGAGGTAATAAAAAAAGTAGCTATCTCGTATGCCATTGGAATAGTTGATTGCGAAGAAATTGATAAAATAAATATATTAAATGCTACCTACAAAGCCATGCAGATTGCTATTTCAAAAATACAACAAAAAATTGATTACCTTTTAGTAGATGCTATTACCATTCCTCAAATAGAGATAAATCAAAAAGCGATAGTAAAAGGAGATTCAAAAAGTATTTCTATAGCTGCTGCCTCTATACTGGCAAAGGTTGAAAGAGATAAAATAATGAAAGAATACCACAAAATCTATCCTCAGTATAATTTTGAAAAAAACAAAGGTTATGGTACAAAAGAACATATTGAAGCTTTAAAAAAATACGGTCCCTGTCCTATCCACAGAAAGACTTTTATTGAAAAAATTCTGAAAGGATGA
- the hslU gene encoding ATP-dependent protease ATPase subunit HslU, with the protein MKNYTPKEIVEELDKYIVGQKEAKKSVAVALRNRYRRNLLPDDFKEEVTPKNIIMVGPTGVGKTEIARRIAKLVEAPFVKVEATKFTEVGYVGRDVDSMVRDLVEAAVRMVKEEKLKKVTEKAKKIAEDRLIDYIIGKRKKQTKNPFEVLFNYPSAEKSEETEEESMQYKREEIRQKLRNGELDNYVVEIEVTDTSTPMLEMYTNLGSEEMNINLQDIFADILPKKKKIKKVPVYEAKRILESEEAQNLIDMDEVIEEAIKRAENDGIIFIDEIDKIASSGYTAGPDVSREGVQRDILPIIEGCTVMTKYGPVKTDHILFIAAGAFNVAKVSDLIPELQGRFPVRVNLKPLTKEDFIRILKEPKNALTKQYQELLRTEGIEVKYTDEAIEAIAEVAYLINQQSEDIGARRLHTVMEKLFEELSFNAPELGGQQIVITEEYVKEQLKDSLNKYEVSKYIL; encoded by the coding sequence GTGAAGAATTATACTCCCAAGGAGATTGTAGAGGAATTAGATAAGTATATTGTAGGACAAAAGGAAGCTAAAAAGTCAGTAGCAGTGGCTTTAAGAAATAGATATAGGAGAAATCTTTTACCTGACGATTTTAAAGAAGAAGTGACCCCCAAAAATATAATTATGGTAGGCCCTACTGGAGTAGGAAAGACAGAAATTGCTCGAAGAATTGCGAAATTAGTAGAAGCTCCTTTTGTAAAAGTGGAGGCTACTAAGTTTACTGAGGTAGGATACGTAGGACGAGATGTAGATTCCATGGTGAGAGACCTTGTAGAGGCTGCTGTAAGAATGGTAAAAGAGGAAAAATTAAAAAAAGTTACTGAAAAAGCGAAGAAAATTGCAGAAGATAGGCTAATTGATTACATAATTGGAAAAAGAAAAAAACAAACTAAAAATCCTTTTGAAGTATTGTTTAATTATCCTTCTGCCGAGAAAAGTGAAGAGACAGAAGAAGAAAGTATGCAATACAAAAGAGAAGAAATAAGGCAAAAGTTAAGAAATGGCGAGCTAGATAATTATGTAGTGGAAATAGAAGTAACAGATACATCTACACCAATGCTTGAGATGTATACTAATTTAGGGTCCGAAGAAATGAACATAAATTTGCAAGATATATTTGCTGACATTTTACCTAAAAAGAAAAAAATTAAAAAAGTTCCTGTGTATGAAGCAAAAAGAATTCTAGAGTCTGAAGAAGCTCAAAACCTTATAGATATGGATGAAGTAATTGAAGAGGCTATTAAAAGAGCAGAAAACGATGGAATAATTTTCATAGATGAAATTGACAAAATTGCCAGCAGCGGTTATACAGCAGGACCAGATGTATCAAGGGAAGGAGTTCAAAGGGATATTCTTCCTATAATTGAAGGTTGTACAGTAATGACAAAATACGGTCCTGTTAAGACAGACCATATATTGTTTATAGCAGCTGGTGCTTTTAACGTTGCAAAAGTGTCTGATTTAATCCCTGAGCTACAAGGAAGATTTCCTGTAAGAGTTAATTTAAAACCTCTCACAAAAGAGGACTTTATAAGAATATTAAAGGAGCCTAAAAATGCTCTTACAAAACAGTATCAAGAGCTTTTAAGAACAGAAGGAATAGAAGTTAAATACACTGATGAAGCAATTGAGGCTATTGCAGAAGTAGCATATCTTATAAATCAACAATCGGAGGACATTGGCGCAAGAAGATTGCACACTGTCATGGAGAAGTTGTTTGAAGAATTATCTTTTAATGCGCCAGAATTGGGAGGGCAGCAAATAGTGATAACTGAAGAGTATGTAAAAGAGCAATTAAAAGATAGTCTAAATAAATACGAAGTTAGTAAATACATTTTATGA
- the dprA gene encoding DNA-processing protein DprA: MEREKIFKIWLSTVKGIGYKSFVQLMEFFKTAEGVYKAKEIDIFKAIGNRKLVQNIIEAQKLNPFDYIERLQNSKISVYTLEEEEYPKELKNIYDPPPVLYLKGNINLKDNLRIAMVGARNATFYGKQVAQKLAYELSERGITVVSGMARGIDSFSHIGALKGRGKTIAVLGNGINIVYPRENKKLMEQISEEGLLVSEFPLDSPPLPQNFPLRNRIISGLSLGVVVIEAGIKSGSLLTAQFALEQGREVFAVPGNITSAYSRGTNELIKQGAKIVIGVEDILEEFNLREDVQQKIEENLMSSLTEEEKEVYDFICEAPRDIEEIAGYVKIKISKVNAILSSLMLKGMIEKLPGNKYEKKIF; the protein is encoded by the coding sequence ATGGAAAGGGAAAAGATTTTTAAAATATGGTTAAGTACTGTCAAAGGAATAGGGTATAAAAGTTTTGTTCAATTGATGGAATTTTTCAAAACTGCGGAAGGTGTGTATAAAGCAAAAGAAATTGATATTTTTAAAGCAATAGGAAATAGAAAATTAGTACAAAATATAATAGAAGCTCAGAAGTTGAACCCTTTTGATTATATAGAAAGATTGCAAAATTCAAAAATAAGTGTATATACATTAGAAGAGGAGGAATATCCGAAAGAATTAAAAAATATTTATGATCCACCTCCTGTTTTATATTTGAAGGGGAATATAAATTTAAAAGATAATTTGCGCATTGCCATGGTGGGCGCAAGAAATGCTACTTTTTATGGAAAACAAGTGGCACAAAAATTGGCATATGAGCTGTCAGAAAGAGGTATAACAGTTGTAAGTGGCATGGCAAGAGGAATTGATAGTTTTTCTCATATAGGAGCGTTGAAGGGAAGAGGAAAAACTATTGCTGTTTTGGGAAATGGCATAAACATAGTTTATCCAAGAGAAAATAAAAAGCTGATGGAGCAAATTAGTGAGGAGGGATTGCTGGTTTCAGAGTTTCCTCTTGATTCTCCTCCACTGCCACAAAATTTTCCTCTGAGGAATAGAATCATAAGCGGGTTATCTCTTGGGGTAGTTGTGATAGAAGCAGGAATAAAAAGTGGATCTTTATTGACGGCTCAATTTGCCTTAGAACAAGGAAGAGAGGTTTTTGCAGTACCTGGGAATATAACGAGTGCTTATAGCAGAGGAACAAATGAGCTCATAAAACAAGGTGCGAAAATTGTAATTGGTGTTGAGGATATTTTAGAAGAATTTAATTTAAGAGAGGATGTACAACAAAAGATTGAGGAAAATCTTATGTCTTCTCTGACGGAGGAAGAGAAAGAAGTGTACGATTTTATTTGTGAAGCTCCAAGAGATATAGAAGAAATAGCAGGCTATGTGAAAATAAAAATCTCAAAAGTTAATGCAATTTTATCTTCTTTAATGTTAAAAGGTATGATTGAAAAACTTCCTGGCAATAAATATGAGAAAAAAATATTTTGA
- the fliF gene encoding flagellar basal-body MS-ring/collar protein FliF: MPDFIANFREQLTNFWNKFDKKQKIQLGIIAILLFIGISLLVYIVNRPNYVVLYSDLSIKDAGAVVEKLKTEFKIPYKISNDGTTILVPAQYKDEVRMKLATEGIPQGGFSFQDAMNNSLATTDQERRQKYLYFLQNEIQNSLKTIDGVQDAIVNIVVPDQNAFVLSNTTNQATAAVMLTLKPGVTLSSSQVKGIIDFVSKSVEGLKPENVTVIDNNGKILTAESDTTAENANTQFALQKKVQEDLQNSLQTLLEQVFGPGNVVVRANVTLNFDKKTQDTIEYLPVQGNDNKGIVRSIQELKEKATGTQGGSPAGTATNNPPVISTTGNGTSDYNRTEITINYEINQIKTSLVQAQGKIENISIAVVINQNLNNSMKQQIADLVTKAAGGDSLVQVSVQGMQFNQDLLKTMQQQAKASKGVPVYVWAILAALVLGGGLFLIMMRRKKKETSLTTAEQEVLATVEPTYEIDFSDKDEKKKQIEKLIKEKPDIVVQIIRTWLNEE; this comes from the coding sequence ATGCCAGACTTCATTGCCAATTTTAGAGAACAACTGACAAACTTTTGGAATAAGTTTGATAAGAAACAAAAGATACAGTTAGGAATTATTGCTATTTTACTTTTTATAGGCATTTCTTTATTAGTTTACATAGTTAATAGGCCTAATTATGTAGTTTTATATTCAGATCTAAGTATAAAAGATGCAGGAGCGGTAGTTGAAAAATTAAAAACCGAATTCAAGATTCCATATAAAATATCGAACGATGGGACGACAATTTTAGTTCCTGCACAATACAAAGATGAGGTGAGGATGAAACTTGCGACAGAAGGAATCCCACAAGGGGGATTTAGCTTTCAAGACGCTATGAATAACTCCCTTGCTACAACAGACCAAGAGAGAAGACAAAAGTATTTGTATTTTCTACAAAATGAAATACAAAATTCTCTAAAAACTATAGATGGAGTGCAAGATGCTATTGTCAATATCGTAGTACCTGATCAAAATGCCTTTGTACTTTCAAATACTACTAATCAAGCTACAGCGGCTGTGATGCTAACTTTAAAGCCAGGTGTGACTTTATCCTCTTCGCAAGTCAAGGGAATCATAGATTTTGTATCTAAGAGCGTAGAAGGTTTAAAACCTGAAAATGTTACTGTAATTGATAATAATGGTAAAATTCTTACTGCAGAAAGTGATACTACTGCTGAAAATGCTAATACTCAATTTGCTCTTCAAAAAAAAGTTCAAGAAGACTTACAAAACAGCCTTCAAACATTGTTAGAACAAGTGTTTGGACCAGGTAATGTAGTTGTAAGAGCAAATGTTACTTTAAATTTTGATAAAAAGACGCAGGATACTATAGAGTATTTGCCTGTTCAAGGAAATGATAATAAAGGAATTGTAAGGAGTATACAAGAACTCAAAGAAAAAGCGACAGGTACACAAGGTGGAAGTCCAGCAGGTACTGCTACGAACAACCCTCCTGTAATTTCAACAACTGGCAATGGTACTTCTGATTACAATAGAACTGAGATTACTATAAACTACGAAATAAATCAAATTAAGACAAGTCTTGTTCAAGCACAAGGCAAGATTGAAAATATTTCAATAGCCGTCGTTATAAATCAAAATTTAAATAATTCAATGAAACAACAAATTGCTGACTTGGTTACAAAAGCTGCAGGAGGGGATTCTCTTGTACAAGTATCGGTTCAAGGAATGCAGTTTAACCAAGACCTGTTAAAAACAATGCAGCAGCAGGCAAAAGCTTCAAAGGGAGTACCAGTATATGTGTGGGCTATATTAGCGGCTTTAGTGTTAGGAGGCGGACTGTTCCTTATTATGATGAGAAGGAAGAAAAAAGAAACCTCTTTAACTACAGCTGAACAGGAGGTCTTAGCTACTGTAGAGCCTACTTATGAGATAGATTTCTCTGATAAGGACGAAAAGAAAAAACAGATAGAAAAACTTATAAAAGAAAAGCCGGATATTGTTGTTCAGATTATTAGGACATGGCTTAATGAAGAGTAG
- the codY gene encoding GTP-sensing pleiotropic transcriptional regulator CodY, protein MSTLLEKTRKVNRILQKTGIQPVDFNEMANILKDVIEANVYILSRKGKVLGYSILKDYGNDIFAQSKIIPEEYNDKLLRVTETLANDKGNLFKEDKVLSDLILTIVPVNGGGDRLGTLALSRGVKEFTDDDLILAEYGATVVGLEILRSKNEEIEDEARKRAVVQMALGTLSYSELEAIKNIFEELNGKEGLLVASKIADKVGITRSVIVNALRKFESAGIIESRSLGMKGTHIRVLNDKLLEELEKMKR, encoded by the coding sequence ATGAGCACACTATTAGAAAAAACTAGAAAAGTAAATCGAATTTTGCAAAAAACAGGAATTCAACCAGTTGATTTTAATGAAATGGCCAATATTTTAAAAGATGTCATTGAGGCCAACGTATATATTTTGAGTAGAAAGGGTAAAGTATTGGGTTATAGTATATTAAAAGATTATGGAAATGACATTTTTGCTCAAAGTAAAATAATACCTGAAGAATATAATGACAAACTTTTGCGAGTGACGGAGACGCTGGCTAATGATAAAGGTAATCTTTTTAAAGAGGATAAAGTTTTATCAGATTTAATTTTGACTATAGTACCTGTCAATGGCGGTGGAGACAGGTTAGGAACTTTAGCCTTATCAAGAGGGGTAAAAGAATTTACTGACGATGACTTGATATTAGCAGAATACGGTGCTACAGTAGTTGGCCTTGAAATTTTAAGGTCAAAAAATGAAGAAATAGAGGATGAAGCAAGAAAAAGAGCAGTTGTTCAAATGGCACTAGGAACACTTTCTTACTCCGAATTAGAAGCTATAAAAAATATTTTTGAAGAGCTAAATGGAAAAGAGGGATTATTAGTTGCAAGTAAAATAGCAGATAAAGTAGGTATTACAAGGTCTGTAATTGTAAATGCCCTTAGAAAGTTTGAAAGTGCTGGCATAATTGAGTCAAGGTCTTTAGGAATGAAAGGTACCCATATAAGGGTACTAAACGATAAATTATTAGAAGAGTTAGAGAAAATGAAAAGATAA
- the hslV gene encoding ATP-dependent protease subunit HslV, translating to MFKGTTIIAVRKGDKVSVAGDGQITFGENTILKHGAKKIRRLYNGEVIVGFAGSVADALTLSQKFEEKLEQYGGNLKRAAVELAQEWRKDKILRKLEALLIAVDKKDTLLISGTGEVIEPDEDVIGIGSGGNYAMAAALALRYNTDLDTEDIAKKALEIASKICVYTNNNITVETL from the coding sequence ATGTTTAAGGGTACTACCATAATTGCTGTGAGAAAAGGCGATAAAGTATCAGTGGCTGGTGATGGACAGATTACCTTTGGAGAAAATACAATTTTAAAACATGGAGCGAAAAAAATTAGAAGATTATATAATGGAGAAGTAATAGTAGGATTTGCTGGTTCGGTAGCTGATGCTTTGACTCTTTCGCAAAAATTTGAAGAAAAACTTGAGCAGTATGGAGGTAATTTAAAAAGAGCAGCAGTAGAATTGGCACAGGAATGGAGAAAAGACAAGATTTTAAGAAAGTTAGAAGCTCTTTTGATTGCGGTAGATAAAAAGGATACTTTACTTATTTCTGGCACTGGTGAAGTTATTGAGCCAGATGAGGATGTGATTGGGATAGGATCTGGAGGAAATTATGCTATGGCTGCAGCCTTAGCGCTACGGTATAATACTGATTTAGATACAGAAGATATAGCAAAAAAAGCTTTAGAGATAGCTTCAAAGATTTGTGTTTACACTAATAACAACATAACAGTTGAGACTTTATAG